Proteins encoded in a region of the Candidatus Caldatribacterium sp. genome:
- the rpmF gene encoding 50S ribosomal protein L32: MANLTNKTSRCRRNKRRTHWVIHPPHLVTCPHCHALKLPHHLCPECGYYKGRQVLKVEE, from the coding sequence ATGGCGAATTTGACGAACAAGACCTCGCGATGCCGAAGGAACAAGAGGAGAACCCATTGGGTCATTCACCCACCACATCTTGTGACCTGTCCTCATTGCCATGCATTGAAGCTTCCGCATCATCTGTGCCCTGAATGTGGGTACTATAAAGGGAGACAGGTTCTGAAAGTCGAAGAGTAA